A single region of the Montipora capricornis isolate CH-2021 chromosome 13, ASM3666992v2, whole genome shotgun sequence genome encodes:
- the LOC138030373 gene encoding peroxidasin homolog — protein sequence MCVPVNTVGKEENATVVITTVDAPSVKVHPTSSVVVEGHNITLSCMASGRPEPVLSWTKVGESGQVVSENPSLILSNVRRPGTLDNMIQYQCTAENGVENPAFAIANITVHYGPSGTTIELTPSNTTVLRGSSLSINCTTDANPMAHVFEFYLDDIYIGNSSSGMYNVTVSADGAYTCVPVNTVGKEENATVVISTVDAPSVNVHPTSSVVVEGHNITLNCVASGRPEPVLSWTKVGESSQVLSENSSLILSNVRRPGTLDNMIQYQCTAENGVENPAFAIANISVHYGPSGTAIELTPSNTTVVRGSSLSINCTTDANPVAHVFQFYLDDVYIRNSSSGVFNVTVTADGAYTCVPVNTVGKEQNATVVVTTVGTVVLLPPEKSTFA from the exons ATGTGTGTTCCTGTCAACACAGTCGgtaaagaagaaaatgcaacTGTTGTCATCACTACAGTTG ATGCGCCCTCAGTGAAAGTCCATCCAACCTCTTCAGTAGTTGTGGAGGGACACAACATCACGTTAAGCTGCATGGCATCTGGTAGACCTGAACCTGTGTTATCATGGACCAAAGTTGGTGAATCCGGTCAGGTGGTGTCAGAAAATCCCTCCTTGATTCTTTCCAACGTGCGTAGACCTGGAACTCTTGACAACATGATACAGTATCAATGCACAGCAGAGAATGGGGTAGAGAATCCGGCATTCGCCATTGCTAATATAACTGTCCACT ATGGGCCAAGTGGAACAACCATAGAATTGACTCCATCAAACACAACAGTCCTACGTGGTTCTTCTCTCTCGATAAACTGCACCACAGATGCCAACCCTATGGCCCATGTGTTTGAATTCTACCTCGATGATATCTATATTGGGAACAGCAGCTCAGGCATGTACAATGTCACTGTTAGTGCAGATGGAGCGTATACGTGTGTTCCTGTCAACACAGTTGGTAAAGAGGAAAATGCAACTGTTGTCATCAGTACAGTTG ATGCGCCCTCAGTGAATGTCCATCCAACATCTTCAGTCGTTGTGGAGGGACACAACATCACGTTGAACTGCGTGGCATCTGGTAGACCTGAACCTGTGTTATCATGGACCAAAGTCGGTGAATCTAGCCAGGTGTTGTCAGAAAATTCCTCCTTGATTCTTTCAAACGTGCGTAGACCTGGAACTCTTGACAACATGATACAGTATCAATGCACAGCGGAGAATGGGGTAGAGAATCCGGCATTCGCCATTGCTAATATAAGCGTCCACT ACGGGCCAAGTGGAACAGCCATAGAATTGACTCCATCAAACACAACAGTCGTACGTGGTTCTTCTCTCTCGATAAACTGTACCACAGATGCAAACCCTGTGGCCCATGTGTTTCAATTCTACCTTGATGATGTGTATATTAGAAACAGCAGCTCAGGCGTGTTCAATGTCACTGTTACTGCAGATGGAGCATATACGTGTGTTCCTGTGAACACAGTCGGTAAAGAACAAAATGCAACTGTTGTCGTCACTACAGTTG GTACTGTGGTTCTTCTTCCTCCTGAAAAATCAACGTTCGCTTAA